From a region of the Eretmochelys imbricata isolate rEreImb1 chromosome 6, rEreImb1.hap1, whole genome shotgun sequence genome:
- the C6H14orf132 gene encoding uncharacterized protein C14orf132 homolog — protein sequence MLSNPSSQIPVMGGAFMDSPNEDFGTEYSLFNSSANVHAAASMQNQPEETSRSSNDAILLWIAIIATIGNIVVVGVVYAFTF from the coding sequence ATGTTGTCAAATCCTTCTTCGCAGATTCCTGTTATGGGAGGAGCCTTCATGGACTCACCCAATGAGGACTTTGGTACAGAATACTCCTTGTTTAATTCATCGGCCAATGTCCATGCAGCTGCTTCAATGCAGAACCAGCCAGAAGAGACATCCCGCTCCTCAAACGATGCCATATTGTTATGGATTGCAATCATAGCAACAATTGGAAACATTGTGGTTGTGGGAGTGGTGTATGCCTTCACATTCTAA